Below is a genomic region from Bacillus mycoides.
AGATAAACCAATCTTCTACAATAATCGTGCGATGATTGTTGTAGATTTAAATGAAAAAAATGAGCTTATTTCATATACACAAACAATGTTAACGGATTTGAAGGAAATGGGCGAAAGCGAAAAGACGAAAGAACAAGAAATTATTACTGCTCAAACAGCTTTAGAAAATATATATTTGAAAAATAAAATTGCAGAAAATACGCACGTGAAAGAGGCGCAGATTGGATATGCGACTCTTGCGGAGTCTTCTTCTAATATACAAGTGCTTGCTCCAACATGGAACTTAAAGACAGAACAAAAAAAGGATTTTTTTGTGAATGCAATTGAAGGACAAGTTATGGAATTAGGGGAAACTCAAGTGCCGGAAGAACATAATGGAGTGAGAAAGAATGAGCATGCATTTTAGTGTACTTGCAAGTGGAAGTACAGGGAATATGCTATATGTAGGAACAGATGAAAAAAAACTGCTTGTCGATGCAGGTTTAAGTGGTAAAGCGACAGAGGCTTTATTTAAACAAGCTGAACTGAATATAAATGACATATCAGGTATTCTTGTAACACATGAGCATAGTGATCACATTAAAGGATTAGGTGTATTGGCGCGTAAATATGATTTACCTGTTTATGCGAACGAGAAAACATGGAATGCAATGGAACATTTAATAGGTAATATCCCAACTGATCAAAAATTCATTTTCTCAGTAGGAGACGTGAAAACATTTGGAGATATTGAAGTTGAATCATTTGGTGTTTCTCATGATGCGGCGGAACCGATGTTTTACGCTTTTCATAACAATTATAGAAAGTTAGCTCTTATTACAGATACGGGCTACGTAAGTGACCGTATGAAAGGTGTTATTAAGGGAGCAAATGCTTTCGTGTTTGAAAGCAATCATGATGTGGAAATGCTTCGTATGGGACGCTATCCATGGAGCATTAAGCGACGTATTTTAAGCGACGTTGGTCACGTTTGTAATGAGGACGCTGCATTAGCGATGGCTGATGTTATTACAGACGAGACAAAACACATTTATTTAGCGCATTTAAGCTTAGATAATAACATGAAAGAATTAGCGCGTATGTCTGTATCACAAGTATTAGAAGAAAAAGGTTTTGGGGTTGGAGAATCCTTTGAAATACATGATACAGATCAAAAAATGCCTACGAAAATTCAATACGTATAATTCTTCATTTTAGTAAACAATAAAGGTGAATATAGTTGTTTTCAGGAAGATAGGTGAACAAATATGTCCTTTATTGATGAAGAAAAATATCGTATTAAACGCGCAGGGAAAAAGAAACATAAAGGTATTGTCATTTCTAGCATAGCGGGAACAATTGTAGGGGCTTCATTATTTGCATTTGGAGCTCCTTTATTTTCAAATCATGCAGTTAAGCTTCCACAAGCTGAAGCAAGTGAAAAAAATATGGCTGAAGCTCAAAGTGGAAATGGTCCTGTTAAACAGATTAGCTTTGTAGACGCTGTTGATCGTGCTTCAGAGGCTGTTGTTGGTGTTATTAACATTCAACGAGATGATTTTTCAGAGGCTGATTCGGAAGCTGGTACAGGCTCTGGTGTGATTTATAAGAAAACAGATGGACATGCGTATATTGTAACGAATAACCACGTTGTTGCTGGGGCGAATCGTATTGAAGTGAGCTTAAGTGACGGCAAGAAAATTCCAGGTAAAGTATTAGGAACTGATGTAGTCACGGACTTAGCGGTACTAGAAATAGATGCGAAGTATGTGAAGAAAGTGATTGAAATTGGTGACTCTAATACCGTTCGTAGAGGAGAACCAGTTATTGCGATTGGAAATCCACTTGGATTACAATTTTCCGGAACTGTCACACAAGGTATTATTTCGGCTAATGAGCGTATTGTTCCTGTAGATTTAAACCAAGATGGACATTACGATTGGCAAGTAGAAGTATTGCAAACAGATGCGGCAATTAATCCAGGTAATAGTGGTGGAGCGCTTGTAAATGTAGCGGGACAATTAATAGGTATTAACTCAATGAAAATTGCAGCAAAAGAAGTAGAAGGAATTGGACTAGCTATTCCAGTTACGAGAGCTGTTCCTATTATGAATGAACTAGAAAAGTACGGTAAAGTAAAAAGACCTTATGTTGGGATTGAACTAAGATCATTAAATGAGATTCCGAGTTACTATTGGTCAAAAACGTTACACTTACCAGGTAACGTAACAGAAGGAGTCTGCATTTTAGATGTGAAAAGTCCTTCGCCAGGTACGGATGCGGGTCTTAGAGAACATGATGTTATTGTGGCGGTAGATGGAAAAGCGGTGCAAGATATTATTGGGTTCCGCACGGCCTTATATAATAAAAAAATTAATGATAAAATGACTCTTACGTTTTATCGTGGTACAAAACGAGCGACAACAACGGTGAAATTAGGCATTCAAAAGTATTAAAAACAGGAGGGCCTACCTCCTGTTTTCTATTGTAGAAAAGTGAGGTGAAGAATATGAATTTACCTTGTTGTTTAGAACATGTTGAATTAGCATTAGATATCATTGTGGATGAGTGTGAAGTCGCACCGGTTATTAACAATGTGGATAACTCTAAAGAAGAGAAAAAAACATGTGAATTTTGTCAAAATGAGGCGACATATGTTGTATCGAACACAGATTCTCACACAATATGTGGGTAACATTTGTGGATATGTGGATAAGTCCTGTGGATAACGTGTTTGTAAGGTGGGGAATAAATGTGAATATCTCGATTATTTCAATCGGAAAATTAAAAGAAAAATACTTAAAACAAGGTATAGCAGAATACTTAAAACGATTATCTTCTTACGCAAAAGTAGAAGTAATTGAATTGCCAGATGAAAAGGCACCAGAAAATTTAAGTGCAGCAGAAATGTTAATTGTAAAAGAAAAAGAAGGTATTCGTATACTGGATAAAATTTCTGATGATACGCATGTCATTGCGTTAGCTATAGAAGGAAAACAAAAATCATCAGAAGAATTTGCGGTAAGTATAGATCGCCTTGCTACATATGGAAAGAGCAAGATCACATTTGTAATTGGCGGATCACTGGGGCTTAGTTCTGAAGTAATGAAGCGTTCAAACGAATCTCTTTCTTTTTCGAAGATGACATTACCACATCAATTAATGCGATTAGTATTGCTTGAGCAGGTGTATAGAGCGTTTCGGATTAATCGTGGTGAACCGTATCATAAATAAATTTTTCATTTGTATATAAAGAGTAAAAAAGACCATTGGACAAAAATCACCGATGGTCTTTTAAACATTAATAGATGGTATGTAGATTTCCTAAAATAAGTATGTTTCTATTTCTAAAAAAATATGCTGTAATATGAAGAGGGAAAAGTATAAGTAGTCATAGAAGTGAGGAATTAAAGGTGAAGAAGTTTAAGAAGTTTTACTTGGAGATTACGAGTGTATGTAATCTTGCGTGCAGCTTTTGTCCGCCGACGGAAAGGCAGAAGCAATTCATTTCTGTAGAGGATTTTGCTAAAAGATTAGACCAAATTAAACCTCACACAGACTACATTTATTTGCACGTGAAGGGTGAGCCGTTGCTCCATCCGAAAATAGATCAACTATTAGATTTAAGCCATGAAAAAGGGTTTAAAGTTAATATTACAACGAACGGAACGTTAATTAATAAGAGAAGGCATAGACTGTTAAATAAGCCTGCGTTAAGACAAATGAATTTTTCACTGCACAGTTTTGATGGACACCCAGGTTCGCAAGATAAAGAGGGCTATGTAAGGAGTATACTTTCTTTCATTAGAGAGGCAACAAGTCAATCGGACTTAATCGTTTCACTAAGATTATGGAATTTAACTCAGGATAATAAAACAAATGCTGAAATCCAAAAAAATAGGGATTTATTATCTATAATTGAAAATGAGTTTGATCTATCTTATCAAATTGAAGAGAAGCTTACACCGGGAAAAGGTATAAAAATTGCGGAACGTGTCTTTATTAATCAAGACTATGAATTCCAGTGGCCGGCATTGCATGAAGAAGAAGATGATGGAAAAGGATTCTGTCATGGTCTTCGAAATCAGGCTGGAATCTTAGCGAACGGAACTGTTATTCCTTGTTGTCTAGATGGTGAGGGAATTATTAATCTTGGAAATATTAATAATGATTCATTCTCTAATATTATTGAAGGCGAAAGAGCGAACAATATTGTAGATGGATTTTCAAAAAGGGTTGCAGTAGAAGAACTATGTAGAAAGTGCGGATACCGCAAAAGATTTGGAAAGTAAATATAGAATAAGCCCTCATAAAGCGAGGGCTTATTTTTATTCTTGATAAGAACGTTCTAATTCATCAATTAAGGAACCTACGTAAGAAACAGCTTTACGGATTGCATCTGGTTTTGACATGTCTACTCCAGCGTGTTTCATTAATTCAAGTGGTTTCATTGTACCGCCTGCACGGAGTACATCAAGCCAGCGATCAACAGCAGG
It encodes:
- a CDS encoding S1C family serine protease, giving the protein MSFIDEEKYRIKRAGKKKHKGIVISSIAGTIVGASLFAFGAPLFSNHAVKLPQAEASEKNMAEAQSGNGPVKQISFVDAVDRASEAVVGVINIQRDDFSEADSEAGTGSGVIYKKTDGHAYIVTNNHVVAGANRIEVSLSDGKKIPGKVLGTDVVTDLAVLEIDAKYVKKVIEIGDSNTVRRGEPVIAIGNPLGLQFSGTVTQGIISANERIVPVDLNQDGHYDWQVEVLQTDAAINPGNSGGALVNVAGQLIGINSMKIAAKEVEGIGLAIPVTRAVPIMNELEKYGKVKRPYVGIELRSLNEIPSYYWSKTLHLPGNVTEGVCILDVKSPSPGTDAGLREHDVIVAVDGKAVQDIIGFRTALYNKKINDKMTLTFYRGTKRATTTVKLGIQKY
- a CDS encoding CxxH/CxxC protein; translated protein: MNLPCCLEHVELALDIIVDECEVAPVINNVDNSKEEKKTCEFCQNEATYVVSNTDSHTICG
- the rlmH gene encoding 23S rRNA (pseudouridine(1915)-N(3))-methyltransferase RlmH, producing the protein MNISIISIGKLKEKYLKQGIAEYLKRLSSYAKVEVIELPDEKAPENLSAAEMLIVKEKEGIRILDKISDDTHVIALAIEGKQKSSEEFAVSIDRLATYGKSKITFVIGGSLGLSSEVMKRSNESLSFSKMTLPHQLMRLVLLEQVYRAFRINRGEPYHK
- a CDS encoding radical SAM/SPASM domain-containing protein — its product is MKKFKKFYLEITSVCNLACSFCPPTERQKQFISVEDFAKRLDQIKPHTDYIYLHVKGEPLLHPKIDQLLDLSHEKGFKVNITTNGTLINKRRHRLLNKPALRQMNFSLHSFDGHPGSQDKEGYVRSILSFIREATSQSDLIVSLRLWNLTQDNKTNAEIQKNRDLLSIIENEFDLSYQIEEKLTPGKGIKIAERVFINQDYEFQWPALHEEEDDGKGFCHGLRNQAGILANGTVIPCCLDGEGIINLGNINNDSFSNIIEGERANNIVDGFSKRVAVEELCRKCGYRKRFGK
- a CDS encoding MBL fold metallo-hydrolase, with amino-acid sequence MSMHFSVLASGSTGNMLYVGTDEKKLLVDAGLSGKATEALFKQAELNINDISGILVTHEHSDHIKGLGVLARKYDLPVYANEKTWNAMEHLIGNIPTDQKFIFSVGDVKTFGDIEVESFGVSHDAAEPMFYAFHNNYRKLALITDTGYVSDRMKGVIKGANAFVFESNHDVEMLRMGRYPWSIKRRILSDVGHVCNEDAALAMADVITDETKHIYLAHLSLDNNMKELARMSVSQVLEEKGFGVGESFEIHDTDQKMPTKIQYV